A window of Candidatus Omnitrophota bacterium genomic DNA:
GATGTCTTGGTAAATTCCCTTATCGCTTTGGTAAAACGCTCCACGTTAGATTCGTCTAAGGGGGCATCGACCTCGTCCAAAAGGCAGAACGGACTCGGTTTTACTTTAAATATTGCGAATATCAGCGATATCGCTGTAAGCGCCTTTTCTCCGCCTGAAAGAAGGGTGATACTTTGCAATCTCTTTCCGGGCGGCCTGACAGCTATTTCTATACCCGATTCAAGGACATCGTGTTCGTCCAAAAGAAATACCTCAGCCTGTCCGCCTCCAAATAGATACCGGAAATAATTTTTAAATTCAAACTGTATCTTTTCAAATGTCTCCATAAAAAGCTTGCGTGTCGTCTTGTTTATCTTGGATATAGCTTCCTTGAGCGATTCTTTTGCTTTTACGAGATCTTCGCGCTGCTGGCTCAAAAAGTTAAACCTGTCTTCCAGCTCTTTATGCTCCTCTATCGCTACCAGATTTACGGTCCCCATTGACTCGAGCTTGCGCTTAAGCTCCTCTATCTCTCCTCGAAATGATTCCCAGTTCGAAGACGGATCGTATTCCACCTTATCATGGTCTATGTCGACCTTATAAAGTTGGGCCATTCTATTCCTAAGCGTCTCTGCCTTAAAAGATATTTCGGAACTTTTCATGTTTAAGTTGTGGTCTTTATCCTTATCTTCGTTTGACAACTTGTATAGCTCGGCCAGACGCTTTTCTATCATTTCTATAGCCGAAGAATTTTTCTCTTTGTTGGCACTTATTCGCGCGATCTCTTCGGTTATTGTCTTTGCTTCGTTAGATAGTTCGACGACCTCCGCTCCCAGCTCTTCTATCTCCGAAGAAAGCTCGTCCGCCCTTCTCACCGAAGATTCTATCTCGTCTTTTTTCTGCGCGAGAGACAGGCTGTAAGTATTAAAGGATTCTCTTTGGGCTTCTATGTTCTGCGAAAGCGTGGCCTTTTCTTTGGAAATAGCCTGAATCTCTGTTTTGACCTTTGTTATCAGTATTACTATCTCTTCACGCTCTCTGGAAATATTTTTTATCGCTTCTTCGGAATTGACAAGAAGATTATGGGTATTATTCTCCTCCGCCTCGATCTCCACCAAGCACTTTTCCAGGTCGTTCTTCTTGGAGGAAATGTCGTTCACTTCGTCCTGGATTTCTTCCCTTTCGAGATTAAGGAGCGATAACTCCTCGGAGAGCCTCTCATCCTCTTCTCCGACCGATGATAGGCGGCTCTTTTTACTGTGATATTCCGCCTCTTCTTCCCTGAGGATACTTTCTAAGGAGACGATCTTTTCTTCAAGGCTTAAAAGTTTTGCGCTTAAATCCCCTTTCGCCGCTTCCATCTTGCCGATAAGATCCCTCGTGGATTCTATGGCGGAGGAGGCCTCTTTCAGGCGCAGTTCTCTGCCGATAATACCCTCGTCCTCTCCGAATACTCCCGACCCTCCCGCTATAAAACCTCGCGCTAGAACCTCACCCTTTTTAGTCACCAGTCTTACGTTAGCTGAGGAATCCGGAGAAATATAATGTAGTATCTTTTCGGCCTTGTCTACACTTTCAACAAGATAGGTATTGCCAAGAAGTCCTGCCACTACCTTTTTAAGGCTGTCTTTAGCCGTAATGAAGTCGCTTAATCTGCCTACGATATCGTCTTTTGAAAGATGAGATGCCGGGGCCTCGTTCGAATCTGTTATCTCATTGGATACTATGAAAGTTGCGCGTCCTTTTTTGGTTGTCTCCAGATATTCGACCGCCTTTAAAGCGCTCTCTCTGTCTTTTGCCACTATACACTGAATATAATCGCCGAGCGCTGCCTCGGCTGCCCTTTCAAACCCTCTCTTTGCCTCGACCATATTGCCCAAAACACCCTCTATGCCTTCTATCTTTAAATCGCCACTATCAAGCGATTCTAAAAGCGCTTTTGTGCCGCCTGTAAATCCTTCGTGTTTCTTTATGAGGTCTTCCAAAAAAGATTTTTTGGATTCAAGCTTAATAAGCGCGTCCCGTTCTTTCTGCAGCTCATCTTCCGAGGCCCTGACAGACGTAAGAAGCGCTTCTTTTTCGCCAAGTATCCTATCTTTTTCCGCGCGGATATTGTTAAGCCGGTTTTCCGTATCCTTAAAGTCCCTGTCGGCCTCCGCTAGTTTCTCTTTTGCGGCCTTTGCTTCCTCCTCCACCTTTTCCGCTTCCAGGCTAAGACGCCTTAAACGCACAGACCTATTCTGTATATCGCTCGTAAGTTTTATAACCTCATTTTTGGATTTTGACCGCTCTGCCATATAGTTGATGAGGTTTTTACGGCTTTCTATCACATTCTTTTCGCTCGTCCTTATTTCCGCTTCCAGCTCCAAAAGCCGCTTTTCTTCATCCTCCAAAACACGCACTTTTGCGCCTTCTAGGTCGGAGATTATGGCAAATTCGTTTTCAAGCGCTTCTATTAGTTTTTGTGCCGAGAGATGCCTCGATTCTATAGAAGTTATTTCGGCCCTTAAGCTTTCGATCCTTGCCGAGAGTTCGGCAATCCGCTCTTTGTCTACGATTATCTTATTCTTATTCTGCTCTATTAACGACTCCTTGGAGAATTTGGAATTCTGCAGTTGGGCAAACTTCGCGTCTATACCGGCAAAAGATATTCTTTCCGATTCAAGATTTGATGAGAGGTCTTCTATATCGCGGGATATCTTACTGATCTCATCTTTTATTTCAGATGCCTCGGATTCCTTCTCTTCTCTTTCGCGCTTAAGGATCTCATATTCATAAAATGCCGATTTAGATTCCAGGTCCTTAAGGCGGTCAAAACGCTCTTTATAGCGCTCCGCTTTCCTCGCCTGCCTCGTTATTGAATCTATCTGGCGCTTGACCTCTGTAACTATATCATTTACCCTGAGAAGGTTATTATCGGTATCTTCCAGCTTCCTTACCGCTTCCCTTCTCTTGGATTTGTACTTGGTTATCCCGCTGGCTTCTTCAAAAATAAAACGCCTGTCCTCGGGGCGGCTGCTTATTATGAGGTCTATCTTGCCCTGCTCTACGATGGAATATGCCTCGGCCCCTATGCCCGTACCCATAAATAGTTCGTTGACGTCCTTGAGTCGGACGGGGGCCTTGTTTATAAGATATTCGCTCTCTCCTGAACGAAATAACCGGCGGGATACTACGACTTCATCGACATCGATCGAAAGGTTTCTATCTTTATTTGACAGGGTAAGCGAGACCTCGGCCATATTTATCGGCTCTCTGTCATCAGTCCCGTTAAATATGACATCTTCCATTGCGGAACCGCGCAAAGACTTAACAGACTGCTCGCCCAATACCCATTTTATGGCGTCGATAATATTGCTATTATGGACAATGATATCGTTGGCAACGAAGTTGTGGTGCCCTTCAACGGTAAGGTCATAGACCCATTCAGGCCCCTTTACCCGCTCAATTTTAACGATCTCATCCCAATAAATATCTGACCGCGCCAGATTCTTCAGATGATCCAAAATCAGTCTGGCTAAAGTGCTTATCCGGCCATGTTCCTCAATAACACATAATACTTCATTCAGGCCTTCGCGGCTTGCATAACATCTATTCTCGTAATAGGCGCTTAACTTAGGATAAGTCTTGCGCAGTTTCTTGACGTTGATCTTCGTTTCTTTAACCAGCAATTTTACTAACTTATTTACCTCCGGGATCAGGTCCAAATTGGGGTTTCCAGTATAATTTGCATTCTCTATCGATTTCAACCTGGCTGCTTTTACGCCGACAAAATCGAGTCGCCGGACCAGTTGTTTAATGTTATTTATTCCATAGACATACACGGAATAATATTTTCTCTTTTTCTTATCCCTTGTGTTTGTCGCCGCCTTTAGTTTTTCTCTGATAACCGACTGTGTCCCAAACCGGAGCAACAAAGTAGCGATATCCTCCGCGAGGCCGCACGAAGCCGTGGAATATTCTATATAATCGCAATTCTTTCCTCCTTTTCTGTCCGCGGATATATAGCCATCGCCTTCAAAGAGCGCCGAAAGAAATTCGGCGGCAATCTCATCGTCTGCACCGAATATCTGTTTAGGTATTCTTTTTGAAGAAGATTTTTCTCCTATGCCGATACCGAATACTCTATCCAAAAATTTGCAAAGCGCGTGGGAATATACTAAAACGTCTTTTGTGTTCTCTTTATACGAGAAGACTTTCGCTTCTAATCCGAAAACATTTTTGACGCATGAGGCAAAATCCTTGATAAGCGCTTCGTCGCTATTGACAAACCACACCTGGTTTGCGGTGGTATTTCGGCCCTCGGAAAGTACATAGCCCAAGAATCTGGCGATATCCCTGTCAAGTTGAACGGGAATTTTAATCATACCGCATCCCTTGGATTTAATCTTAGTCACGACCTCACAAACATTGGGCATCGCTTGTTTTTTTAACAACTGAGAAAATATTGCGGCATTCAACGCTTGGCCGTCTCCTACTGATCTCAGCTGGTTAAAATTGGCGCCTATATCCTGAGCCAACTTCCCTAATCCATGCGCTTCTTCTGCCAGATTATCAACATAGCACCCAATCTTTTCGGAGTATGGGATATAAACAGAATCTTGCAGTAAAAATTCTTCCAATAACGATTCTACTCGCAAAATATTGTTAGAGTCGTACGGTTTTAATTGCCTCGGTCGCGCTATTTTGACTTTTTCCTTGAGCTCTTCGGCCTTGAGCGAGATAACCTGGCCATCGCGGATACTGAAAAAGGGGTGATAATGGGTGGTTGTTATTGTGCGGCCGCTTTTTGTCTTTACTTTAAGCAGAAACGATGGGGATTTTCTTTTTATGAAGGCAAGAACAGGCTTGTATTCTATTTTCAGGGTGCGGGGATTTAACGAAAACACTTTTGCCTGATCGATACTATCGGAATAAGCGCAGTAACCGTCATCAAGTAGTTTTACCCGCTTATTATTTTCAATCGCTGTCTCTACCAATGGGCCGATTTTTTCCCGTCGGCCGTCAGACAATAAGACCTCTGTTTCGCCGTCCACGCACTTGCCGCATCCGTTTGGGCCTACTACCGTAGTTATTCCGGGCTCGAAATAAAGTTTAGTCTTTTCGGCAAAAGATTTAAATCCTACTATTTCTAATTTTTTAAAATACATAA
This region includes:
- the smc gene encoding chromosome segregation protein SMC, translating into MYFKKLEIVGFKSFAEKTKLYFEPGITTVVGPNGCGKCVDGETEVLLSDGRREKIGPLVETAIENNKRVKLLDDGYCAYSDSIDQAKVFSLNPRTLKIEYKPVLAFIKRKSPSFLLKVKTKSGRTITTTHYHPFFSIRDGQVISLKAEELKEKVKIARPRQLKPYDSNNILRVESLLEEFLLQDSVYIPYSEKIGCYVDNLAEEAHGLGKLAQDIGANFNQLRSVGDGQALNAAIFSQLLKKQAMPNVCEVVTKIKSKGCGMIKIPVQLDRDIARFLGYVLSEGRNTTANQVWFVNSDEALIKDFASCVKNVFGLEAKVFSYKENTKDVLVYSHALCKFLDRVFGIGIGEKSSSKRIPKQIFGADDEIAAEFLSALFEGDGYISADRKGGKNCDYIEYSTASCGLAEDIATLLLRFGTQSVIREKLKAATNTRDKKKRKYYSVYVYGINNIKQLVRRLDFVGVKAARLKSIENANYTGNPNLDLIPEVNKLVKLLVKETKINVKKLRKTYPKLSAYYENRCYASREGLNEVLCVIEEHGRISTLARLILDHLKNLARSDIYWDEIVKIERVKGPEWVYDLTVEGHHNFVANDIIVHNSNIIDAIKWVLGEQSVKSLRGSAMEDVIFNGTDDREPINMAEVSLTLSNKDRNLSIDVDEVVVSRRLFRSGESEYLINKAPVRLKDVNELFMGTGIGAEAYSIVEQGKIDLIISSRPEDRRFIFEEASGITKYKSKRREAVRKLEDTDNNLLRVNDIVTEVKRQIDSITRQARKAERYKERFDRLKDLESKSAFYEYEILKREREEKESEASEIKDEISKISRDIEDLSSNLESERISFAGIDAKFAQLQNSKFSKESLIEQNKNKIIVDKERIAELSARIESLRAEITSIESRHLSAQKLIEALENEFAIISDLEGAKVRVLEDEEKRLLELEAEIRTSEKNVIESRKNLINYMAERSKSKNEVIKLTSDIQNRSVRLRRLSLEAEKVEEEAKAAKEKLAEADRDFKDTENRLNNIRAEKDRILGEKEALLTSVRASEDELQKERDALIKLESKKSFLEDLIKKHEGFTGGTKALLESLDSGDLKIEGIEGVLGNMVEAKRGFERAAEAALGDYIQCIVAKDRESALKAVEYLETTKKGRATFIVSNEITDSNEAPASHLSKDDIVGRLSDFITAKDSLKKVVAGLLGNTYLVESVDKAEKILHYISPDSSANVRLVTKKGEVLARGFIAGGSGVFGEDEGIIGRELRLKEASSAIESTRDLIGKMEAAKGDLSAKLLSLEEKIVSLESILREEEAEYHSKKSRLSSVGEEDERLSEELSLLNLEREEIQDEVNDISSKKNDLEKCLVEIEAEENNTHNLLVNSEEAIKNISREREEIVILITKVKTEIQAISKEKATLSQNIEAQRESFNTYSLSLAQKKDEIESSVRRADELSSEIEELGAEVVELSNEAKTITEEIARISANKEKNSSAIEMIEKRLAELYKLSNEDKDKDHNLNMKSSEISFKAETLRNRMAQLYKVDIDHDKVEYDPSSNWESFRGEIEELKRKLESMGTVNLVAIEEHKELEDRFNFLSQQREDLVKAKESLKEAISKINKTTRKLFMETFEKIQFEFKNYFRYLFGGGQAEVFLLDEHDVLESGIEIAVRPPGKRLQSITLLSGGEKALTAISLIFAIFKVKPSPFCLLDEVDAPLDESNVERFTKAIREFTKTSQFIVVTHNKRTITMADVMYGITMEKSGISKIVSVKFHDEARAQAVASEEKEKEPVRHFDGAQCGLKRGEPVEPQAQGSSRVESRDEEKKAAEPEKLLT